A DNA window from Mesorhizobium sp. C432A contains the following coding sequences:
- a CDS encoding nuclear transport factor 2 family protein: MSRPPLPPFTAETAAQKARMAEDAWNSRDPERVSLAYTQDSTWRNRAEFVSGRNEIVSFLTRKWARELDYRLIKEVWTWNDNRIAVRFAYEWRDDSGHWFRSYGNENWEFDADGLMRRRVASINDLPIAEGERKYHWPLGRRPDDHPGLSELGL, encoded by the coding sequence ATGAGCCGTCCGCCGCTGCCGCCCTTCACCGCCGAGACCGCCGCGCAGAAGGCGCGCATGGCCGAAGACGCCTGGAACAGCCGCGATCCCGAACGGGTTTCGCTCGCCTATACGCAAGACAGCACCTGGCGCAACCGCGCCGAGTTCGTCTCGGGCAGAAATGAGATCGTCTCCTTCCTCACGCGCAAATGGGCGCGCGAGCTGGACTACCGGCTGATCAAGGAGGTCTGGACCTGGAACGACAACCGCATCGCGGTGCGCTTTGCCTATGAATGGCGCGACGACAGCGGCCACTGGTTCCGCTCCTACGGCAACGAGAATTGGGAATTCGACGCGGATGGACTGATGCGTAGGCGCGTCGCCAGCATCAACGACCTGCCGATCGCCGAGGGTGAGCGCAAATATCACTGGCCGCTCGGCCGCCGGCCGGACGACCATCCCGGCCTGTCCGAACTCGGACTTTAG
- a CDS encoding TetR/AcrR family transcriptional regulator — protein MRRIAPDRADLLSIIGEVFREHGYEGASLARIGAATGLGKGSLYHFFPGGKEEMAAAVIAHIDGWFEENVFVPLQDRADPRTGIDRMFEATESYFRSGRQVCLIGAFALDESRDLFAIAIRSYFGRWVAHLAEALTRSGHSADRADELAEEAVGAIQGALTLARAFDDTAVFSRALRRARAALG, from the coding sequence ATGCGCAGGATCGCGCCCGATCGCGCCGATTTGCTCTCCATCATCGGCGAGGTTTTCCGCGAACACGGCTATGAAGGGGCGAGCCTGGCGCGGATCGGTGCGGCGACCGGCCTAGGCAAAGGCAGCCTTTACCACTTCTTCCCCGGCGGCAAGGAAGAGATGGCGGCGGCTGTCATTGCCCATATAGATGGCTGGTTCGAGGAGAATGTCTTCGTGCCGTTGCAGGACAGGGCCGACCCTCGTACGGGCATCGACCGGATGTTCGAAGCGACCGAGAGCTATTTCCGGTCGGGCCGCCAGGTGTGCCTGATCGGCGCCTTCGCGCTGGACGAATCCCGCGACCTCTTCGCCATCGCGATCAGAAGCTACTTCGGCCGCTGGGTGGCGCATCTTGCCGAAGCGCTGACCCGAAGCGGGCACAGCGCTGACAGGGCGGACGAACTCGCCGAAGAAGCGGTCGGCGCCATCCAGGGCGCGCTCACGCTGGCACGCGCCTTCGACGACACGGCAGTGTTTTCCCGCGCGTTGCGACGGGCGCGGGCGGCGCTCGGCTAG